In Natator depressus isolate rNatDep1 chromosome 17, rNatDep2.hap1, whole genome shotgun sequence, one genomic interval encodes:
- the EVI2A gene encoding protein EVI2A, which yields MNMKLTRRCNFAVIVAIIFLLCLQIRANDTDRPRFTNESYLGTIPQNISENQSTTEASTNFITQNTDYNGKSTTTFETQTAAFQSSTFGQELSTFSPSFHLTAAVQDPLTTTKTQITTKTEHCEEKNKSLILICFIIIAVLVLACTFLFLSTVVMANKVSYLKRSKEGKRMPRSNGDFLVSSSLWPAGSNTWQRKSKELTGTDLMMQDLISETANTVQKKNAAETTEKLTRGRANDQKNEQAPKPCDSIVTNFIVEI from the coding sequence ATGAACATGAAATTGACAAGGCGCTGTAATTTTGCTGTCATTGTTGCGATCATCTTTTTATTGTGCTTGCAAATCAGAGCCAACGACACTGACCGTCCCCGGTTTACAAATGAGAGCTATTTGGGTACCATTCCCCAAAACATAAGTGAAAACCAGAGTACCACTGAAGCCAGTACAAATTTTATTACGCAAAACACAGATTACAATGGCAAGTCAACTACTACTTTTGAAACGCAGACAGCCGCCTTTCAATCATCAACATTTGGTCAGGAACTGTCAACATTTTCCCCTAGCTTTCATCTTACCGCTGCAGTTCAAGACCCTTTGACCACCACCAAGACCCAGATTACAACAAAAACTGAACATTGTGAAGAAAAGAATAAATCTCTGATactaatttgttttattataatagcaGTGCTTGTTCTTGCTTGCACATTTCTATTTCTGTCAACTGTGGTAATGGCAAACAAAGTATCGTATCTCAAAAGATCTAAAGAAGGAAAGCGCATGCCCAGAAGTAATGGTGATTTTCTGGTTAGTAGCAGTTTATGGCCAGCTGGATCAAATACATGGCAGAGGAAGTCTAAAGAGCTAACAGGGACTGACTTGATGATGCAAGACCTGATATCAGAGACAGCTAACACAGTtcaaaagaaaaatgcagctgAAACAACTGAGAAACTCACTAGGGGAAGAGCTAATGATCAGAAAAATGAACAAGCCCCAAAACCATGTGACAGCATCGTAACCAATTTTATAGTTGAGATTTAA